One part of the Ananas comosus cultivar F153 unplaced genomic scaffold, ASM154086v1, whole genome shotgun sequence genome encodes these proteins:
- the LOC109704537 gene encoding 36.4 kDa proline-rich protein-like, with amino-acid sequence MGKLFLALLVFLALFYSVLSCPYCPTPVPPIVLPPPPPPSTLVPCPPPPPRRGPTCPINTLKLDACVNILGGLVNIVIGGEGQATDACCPVLEGVADLDAALCLCTCIKANLLNINILLPIAIEVLLDCGKHIPSDYQCPGY; translated from the coding sequence ATGGGTAAGTTATTTTTGGCCCTCTTAGTATTTCTCGCACTCTTTTATTCTGTACTATCATGTCCCTATTGCCCAACACCTGTTCCGCCGATAGTactaccgccgccgccgccgccatccaCGTTAGTGCCCTGCCCCCCTCCGCCCCCTAGACGGGGGCCAACCTGTCCTATCAACACTCTGAAGCTGGACGCTTGTGTGAATATCCTAGGCGGGCTAGTAAACATCGTGATCGGGGGCGAGGGGCAGGCGACGGACGCCTGCTGCCCCGTCCTCGAAGGCGTCGCGGACTTAGACGCGGCTCTCTGCCTTTGCACCTGCATTAAGGCCAACCTTCTTAACATCAACATACTTCTCCCTATTGCTATTGAGGTGCTCTTGGATTGTGGGAAACATATTCCTTCAGATTATCAGTGTCCtggttattaa
- the LOC109704538 gene encoding thioredoxin O1, mitochondrial-like, which produces MKKVQDEKFPAIFYFTAVWCPPCKYLSPVVEKMSGMYPHVTTYKVDIDQEGIDSVLGPLGISSVPTLHFFQNGQKASEIIGADVRQLETTMEKLYK; this is translated from the exons ATGAAGAAGGTCCAGG ATGAGAAGTTTCCAGCGATCTTCTATTTCACGGCTGTTTGGTGCCCGCCTT GCAAGTATCTCTCTCCAGTAGTAGAAAAGATGAGTGGTATGTACCCACACGTCACCACGTATAAGGTCGATATTGATCAG GAGGGAATTGACAGCGTATTAGGGCCACTAGGGATTTCTTCTGTG CCGACGCTCCATTTCTTTCAGAATGGCCAGAAGGCTTCTGAAATAATTGGCGCCGACGTGCGACAACTTGAAACCACCATGGAAAAGCTATACAAGTAG